The following proteins are encoded in a genomic region of Brachionichthys hirsutus isolate HB-005 chromosome 14, CSIRO-AGI_Bhir_v1, whole genome shotgun sequence:
- the LOC137904026 gene encoding LOW QUALITY PROTEIN: uncharacterized protein (The sequence of the model RefSeq protein was modified relative to this genomic sequence to represent the inferred CDS: inserted 1 base in 1 codon), whose product YMFPLGNIIKKHSINFHCYADDTQLYLSVQPDKVDQLVRLQTCLKDINSWMTENFLLLKLNKIEVLVLGPKHLRNVCSSVVVELDGVSVSTSTTAKNLGVIFDQDLSFQSQIKHISRTAFFHLQNISKVRQIVHAFVTSRLDYCNSLLSGCPKRSIKHLQLIQNAAARVLTETRLREHISPVLASLHWLPVRERIEYKILLLTFKALTSQAPPYLTEMIIPYFPTRTLRSQNAGLRLVPDISKSRQGGGAFSYQAPLLWNQLPXLVRETDTISMFKSRLKNFLFNKAYC is encoded by the exons tatatgtttcccttaggtaacattattaagaaacatagcataaatttccactgctatgcggacgatacacaattatacctgtcagttcagccagacaaagtcgatcagttggttagacttcagacgtgccttaaggacattaactcctggatgactgagaacttcctgttattaaaactaaataaaattgaggttctggttcttgggccaaagcatctcagaaatgtttgttctagtgttgtagttgaactagatggcgtctcagtgtccaccagcaccactgccaagaatctgggggtaatctttgatcaggacctgtcatttcagtcccagataaagcatatttcaaggactgcgttctttcaccttcagaatatttcaaaggtcaggcaaatagtccatgcttttgtgacttccagactggactactgcaactccttactgtccggctgcccaaaaaggtctattaaacatctccagctaatccagaatgcagcagctcgtgttctaacagaaaccagactgagagaacacatttcccctgttctggcgtctctgcattggcttcctgttagggaacggattgaatataaaatccttctactcacttttaaagccctcaccagccaggcccctccttaccttacagagatgattatcccgtatttccccactagaaccctgcggtcccaaaatgctggcctgcgtctggttccagacatttccaagagcagacaggggggcggagctttcagttatcaagctcctttattgtggaaccagctcc gattggttcgtgagacagacaccatctctatgttcaagagtagactaaagaatttcctttttaacaagGCTTATtgctaa